Genomic DNA from Trueperaceae bacterium:
GCTCTTCCCCGACATGACGGTCGAGGAGAACCTGGGCCTCGGCGCCTACCTGAGGCCGGCGCGCGCCAGGCGCAAGGAGGGGTTCGCGGCCGTCTACGAGCTCTTCCCCGACCTCTACGACAAGCGCCGGGTCCCGGCCGGGGCGCTCTCCGGCGGCCAGCAGCAGATGGTCGCCATCGGCCGGGCGCTGATGCTGCACCCGCGCGTGCTGATCATGGACGAGCCCAGCCTCGGCCTCGCCCCGCTCCTGGTGCGCGAGGTCATGGGCGTGATAAGGCGGGTCTCCGCCACGGGACTCCCCATCCTCCTCGTCGAGCAGAACGTGCGGCAGGTCCTCAAGATCTCCGACCGCACCTACGTGCTCGAGAACGGGCGCCTGGTGCTCGAGGGCCCCTCGAGCGAGCTGCTCGGCCACCCGCTCATCAAGCGGGCCTACCTGGGCATCTGATAGGTTCTTGGCGTATGCGTAGGCGGGCGGACCCACCGGCGCGGGGCGCGCCGCCGCGACGCCGTCGTGAAAGGGGCAGGGCGTGAGTCAGCGTGCAGCGGCAGCCGAGCGCCTCCGGGGCGCAGGCGAGAGGACGAGGGAGCTGAGGGCGAGGCAGGAGCGGGTCCTCTACCCGGTGATGAACAGGTTGCAGCTCTACGGCGACGAGCCGCTCGCCGTCGACCGCGCCAAGGGCATGTACGTCTGGGACGTCGAGGGCAACGAGTACCTCGACTTCTTCGGCGGCATCCTCACCGTGTCGGTGGGCCACTGCAACGACGAGGTCACCGAGGCGACGGTGCGCCAGCTCCGCAAGGTCCAGCACACGTCGACCCTGTTCATCAACGAGGTGACGGTCGCCTTCGCCGAGAAGATGCGCGACGTCACGCCCGGCGACCTCTCGGTCTCGTTCTTCACCTGCTCGGGCACCGAGGCGAACGAGACCGCGATCCAGACGGCCCGCACCTACACGGGCCACACCGACGTCATCGCGCTGCGCCACGGCTACAGCGGCCGCACGCAGACGGCGATGAGCCTCACCGGCCAGGCGCCGTGGAAGGGCGGGCACGTCTACGACGGTTACGTCAAGCACGTGCGCAACCCGAACATGTACCGGCGCCCCGAGGGCATGACCGAGGAGGCGTACCTCGACCTGTGCGTCGCCGACCTCGAGGAGGTCATCGCCTCCTCCACCGAGGGGCGCATCGCCGCTTTCATCGCCGAGCCCATCCAGGGCGTCGGCGGGTTCGTCGTCGCGCCCCGGGAGTACTTCGAGCGCGTGCAGCCGATCGTCAAGGAGGCCGGCGGCCTGCTGATCATCGACGAGGTCCAGACCGGCTGGGGCCGCACCGGCAGGCACCTGTGCGCGATCGAGCACTGGGGCGTGAAGCCCGACATCATGACGTTCGCCAAGGGCGTCGCGAACGGCTACCCGGTGGGCGTGACGATCACGACGCCCGAGATCGCGTCGTCGATCGACCACCTCACGCTCTCGACCTACGGCGGCAACCCCGTGGCCATGGCCACGGCGCTGGCGACCGTCGAGTACATCGAGCGACACGACCTGGCCGGCAACGCCGAGCGCCAGGGCGCCCGCCTGCGCGCGCACCTCGACAGGCTCGGGGAGCGGTTCGACTTCGTCGGCGACGTGCGCGGCATGGGGCTCATGCAGGCCCTGGAGATGGTGGAGCCCGGGCCGGGGAAGCGCCCAGACCCGGCGCGGGCCAGCGCGTTCGTGTCCGCCGCGCGCCGGCGCGGCCTGCTGCTGGGCAAGGGCGGCCTGCGCGGCAACGTCATCCGCATCGCGCCGCCGCTGATCGTGACCGCCGAGGAGGTCGACAGGGCCGCCCAGATCATGGAGGCGGCCCTGGAAGACGCCGCCTGAGCGACAGAGCCAGAGCACGCGCGTAACCGCCCTCGCGCCCGCGGCCCCGCGGTCGTAGACTCTGTCCACGACCCACCCCCGCAGCGTCGTCACGAGGCACCCGGGTCCCGGCGTATGACCGAGGCGATAGCGTTGCTCACCGCGGTTGGCGTGCTCGTGACGATCCTCGCCAACCTCACCAACATCGCGCGCTTCCTCGCCGAGCGGCGGGAGAAGAGGGCCCTTCGTCTCGGCTTGGTGCCGGCAGGCGCCGCTCCGGCGGCCGGCGGCGTCGCGGCGTCGCCGGCGGTGCCGACGACGGGCGCCGCCCTGCCGCCCATCGTCACGCCCGACAGGCGCATCCGCGTCTTCGTCTCCTCGACGCTGAACGAGCTAGCCGCCGAGCGCCGCGCCGCGCGAGCCGCGATCGAGCGGCTCAAGCTCACGCCCGTGATGTTCGAGGAGGGCGCCAGGCCGCACCCGCCGGCCGAGGTCTACCGCTCCTACCTGCGCCAGAGCGACGTATTCGTGGGCATCTACGGCGAGTCCTACGGCTGGGTCGCGCCCGGGTCGCCGCTGTCCGGCCTGGAGGAGGAGTACCTGCTCTCGAGCGGCATGCCGGCGCTCCTCTACGTCAAGCAGCCCGCGCCCGCCCGCGAGCCCAAGCTCGAGGACCTGCTTGACCTCATCAGGTCGGAGGGCAGGGCCTCGTACCGGCAGTACCAGACGCCCGAGGAGCTCACCGAGCTGCTCGCCAACGACCTCGCCGTGCTGGTGACCGAGCGCTTCCACGGGGCCCGGACGCCCCCGGCGGCGCGGCCCGAGCAGCCGGCGCCCGCCCGGTCCTCCGGTCCCGAGCCCGCGGCGCCCCAGCCGGGGCGCGGCTCCGGCCTGGCGCGCCGGCGACGGGTGACGGGCGCGGCGTGGCCGGCGCTGGCCGAGCACGACCAGCGCGTCGGCCGGCCGGCGCTGCCGCCGATGCCGCGCGCGCCCACCTCGTTCGTCGGCCGTGCCGCCCTGCTCGAGGAGCTGGCCGCCGTCATCCGCGACGAGGCGGTGCGCCTCGTCACGGTCCACGGGCCCGGCGGCATCGGCAAGAGCCGGCTGGCGCTCGAGGTGGGGGCCGTCGTGGCCGAGTCGTTCCCGGACGGCGTCGCGTTCGTGTCACTCGACGCCGTACGCGACCCGGAGCTCCTGCCCTCCGAGGTGCTCGCCGCCCTCGGCCAGCGCGAGACCGAGACGGGCGGGCCCGAGGAGAGGCTGTTCGAGCTGCTGCGGAACCGCGCGATGCTGCTGATCCTCGACAACTTCGAGGGCCTGCTCGCCGGGGTGCCGTTCGTGTCGCGCCTGCTGGCGGCGGCGCGCGGCGTGAAGCTCGTCGTCACGTCGCGGCACATGCTGCGGGCGCGGGGCGAGGTCGCGTTCTCGGTGCCGCCCATGGAGCTGCCGGCGCGGGGCACGCCGCTCACGCCAGAGGAGGCCATGGGCTACGACGCCGTGCGCCTGTTCGTCGACAGGGCCGACGACGTCAGCCCCGGCTTCGTGCTCGACGAGGACAACGTCGAGGCCGTCGTGGAGATCTGCCGGCGCGTAGACGGCCTGCCCCTGTCGATCGAGCTCGCCGCCGCGCGCGTGCGCACGGTGCCGCCGGCGGCGCTCCTCGAGCGGATGACGCGGCGCCTGCCGGTGCTCACCGGCGGGCCGCGCGACGCGCCCGAGCGGCAGCAGACCCTGCGCGCGACGATCTCGTGGAGCTACGACCAGCTCAGCGAGCGCGACAGGCGCCTCTTCGCGCGCCTCGCGGTCTTCGACGGCGTCACCTACCTCGACGCCATCGAGAGCGTGCTGGGCGGGGGCGGCGAGGTGCTCGACGGCATCGCCGCCCTCGTGGACGCGAGCCTGCTCATGCGCGCCGACCCCGACGAGGAGGCGTACGTGTTGCTAGAGACGCTGCGCGAGTTCGCCTCGGAGGTCCTGGAGGTCGACCCGGAGGCCGCGGAGCTGCGGCGGCGCCACGCGCGGTTCTTCGTCGTCTACGCCGGGCTCGGCGGCGAGGCCCTGCGCGGACCGGAGCAGCAGCACTGGCTGCGGCGCATGCGGGCCTCCGACGGCAACCTCAGGTCCGCGCTGACGTGGCTGCTGCGCACGGGCGCGACCGAGGAGGCGCTGCGCCTCGCCGCCGACCTGAGGCCGTACTGGCACCGCGTCGGCGCGCTCAGCGAGGGCCGGCGCTGGCTCAAGCGCGCCCTCGAGGCCGGCGAGGGCGCCCCCAAGGCCCTGCGCGCCGCCGCGATGCTCGCCGACGGCGTGCTCGCCTGGCGCCAGGGCGACCTCAAGGGCGCCCGGCCGCAGCTCGAGGCGGCGCTCGCGGTCGCCCGCGAGCTGGGCGACGACGTCAGCGCGATCACGGCCCTGAGGAGCCTGGGAGCGCTGGCGCAGAACGCGGCCGACTACGAGTCCGCGCGGCGCCTGATGGGCGAGAGCATCGCCCTCGCCGAGAGGCTAGGCAACGCCGAGGCCGTGGCCAACACCTACCTGAGCCTGGGGAACGTCGCGCTCGACCTCGGCCGGCACGAGGAGGCCGAGGCCCACTACCGCCGCAGCCGCGACCTCTCGGCCGCGGTCTCCGACACCCTCGGCTACGCCTACGCGCTCGACAACCTCAGCGTCAGCGCCTGGCACCGCGGCGACCTCGACGGGGCCGAGCGCCTGGCGGACGAGGTCATGGAGCTGTACGAGGAGCTTGACCTGGCCGGCGGACGCGCGAACGTCTGGCACCGGCGCTGCCTCGTCGCCATCGAGCGCGGGCAGCTCGAGACCGCCGAGGCCGAGGGGCTGCGCGCGCTGGCGGTGCGCGAGCGCCAGGGTGAGGACCGCGGCGCGTCGTTCGTGCTCTACGACCTGGCGCGCGTCTCGCTCATGCGGCGCGACCTGCCGCGGGCGCGCGAGCGGCTGGCCCGCGGCCTCGAGCTGGCGGCGCGCCAGGGGGCGCCGGTGATCGAGGTGCTCTACGTCGAGGGCGCCGCCAGCTACCTGGCGCTCCTCGGCAGGCACGAGCAGGCCTACCGGCTCCTCGCCGGCGCCGACGAGTGGCGCCGGCGGCTGAAGGTGCCGGTGGCGCCCGTCGTGCGGGAGCGCCAGCTCAGGCTGGGCCGCATGCTCGAGGGGCGCCTCGACGGCTACACCCGCGCGTCCGTGGAGGCCAAGGCGCGCGCGACCACCCCCGCCGAGCTGGTGGACGCCGCGCGCGCCGCGCTGGCGGACGCCTGAGGGGCGACGGCGACCCGGGCGCCTGCGGTCGCCGGCCCCGCCGGGGCCCTGCGCCGGCGGCCCCTCCAGCTCAGTCGCGGCTGCCCATGAAGAGCGACAGGTAGTAGAGCAGGTACATGATCGAGCCGGCGGCGGCGGCTACGTAGGTGAGCGCGGCGGCGTTGAGCACCTGACGCGTGCCGTCCACCTCCCGGCCCGTGGCGATGCCCAGCGTGGCGAGCTGCTGCGCGGCCCGGCTGCTGGCGTTGTACTCGACCGGCAGGGTGACGAGCTGGAAGAGCACGGCCGCCCCGAAGAGGATCACGCCGATCTGCACGAGCCCGAACAGCCCGAGGACCGCGCCGAGGATGACCAGCCACGGCGCGAAGTTCGCGCCCAGCGTGGCGACTGGCACGAGCGCGGTGCGCACCTGGAGCGGCGCGTAGCGGCTGGCGTGCTGGAGGGCGTGGCCCACCTCGTGGGCCGCCACGGCGTGGGCCGCGACGCTGGCGCCGCGGAAGTTGGCCGCCGACAGCGAGACGACCTTCTTGCTCGGGTCGTAGTGGTCGGTGAGCTGCCCGGGGACCTCCACGACGCGGACGTCGTGCAGGCCGTTGGCGTCGAGTATCGCGCGGGCCGTCTGGGCCCCGGTGATGCCCGAGGCGGCGGGCACGCGACCCCACTTGGCGTACGTGCTGCGCAGGTAGTTCTGCACCAGCAGGGTGACCAGCAGCAGGACGATGAAGAGTAGGTACATTCCCCTCCCTCTCGCGCCGCCGCCGCACGGCGCGGCTGCGGCGCCTATGAGACGAGGTTACAAGGTCCGGCCGCCCCTCCCGCGAGCGGGGGCGACCTGCCGGGAGGACCGTCGAGGCCGCGAGCGGCGGGCGCGCGAGCGGCGTCCGGGGAGCCGGGCCGCGCCGCCGCTCGGGCCCGCGACCTCACGAGCTCACGCCGGCGATGGACCAGAGCAGGCCGAGGCCGAAGACGAGCAGGCCGAAGACCATCAGCACCATGTTGAGGAGCATCCCCTCCATGCGGCGCGAGCTGGCCGTCTCGGCACGGCCGGAAGTGACGTTGATGAACACGACCGTGCGCGCGATACCGAGGAGGAGCGCCGCTCCCCCGACGACCATCATCATCGTGATCATGCAGCACCTCCCGTGGCCTTGGAGCCAAGCTAGAGCAGGAACCGCCCGGCGTGGGTCGTGGCGGGCACGAGGCGCCACGTCGGGAGCACGCGGCGCCTCCGCGCGCCCCCTCATCGGCACGCGGGCGCGCGCGGCGGACCCGGGACGCTCCCGCGCCGGCGAGGGTGGGGGCCCGGCGAGCCTTCCCCCGGCCTCTGCTAGCATGGCGCGACCCCGCCGTGGACCCGTCACGTCCCCAGAGGTTCGAGCAGCTCGGCGCCGCACGCTTCGACGTGGTGGTCGTGGGGGGCGGCGCCACCGGCGCCGGGGTGGCGCTCGACGCGGCCGCGCGCGGCCTGCGGGTGGCGCTGCTGGAGCGCGGCGACCTGGCGTCCGGGACGAGCAGCCGCAGCACGAAGCTGGTGCACGGCGGCGTCCGCTACCTCGAGCGGGCCGTCAAGCAGGCAGACAGGTCGCAGTTCCACCTCGTGCGCGAGGCGCTGCGCGAGCGGGCCGTGCTGCTGCGCAACGCCAGGCACCTCGCTCGGCCGCTGGCCCTGCTCACCCCGGCGTACTCGCCGCTCGACCTCCCCTACTACTACACGGGCCTGAAGCTCTACGACATGCTGGCCGGGCGGGCGAACCTGCGCCCCAGCCGCCGCCTCGGGCGCGACGACGCCCTGCGCCGCTACCCCATGCTCAGGCGGGACGGCCTGCGGGGAGCGGTCGAGTACCACGACGGCCAGTTCGACGACGCGCGCACGAACGTCGCGCTGGCGCTCACGGCCGCGGAGCACGGCGCCCTGGTCCTCAACCACGCCGAGGTCACGGCGTTCGAGAGGTCGGGCGGGCGCCTCGTCGGCGGCGAGGTGGAGGACAGGCTCACCGGCGCGCGCCACGCCTTCGCGACGCGAGTCGTCGTGAACGCCGCCGGGCCGTACGCCGACGCCGTCAGGCGCCTCGACGACCCGGCCTCTCCCCCGCTGCTCAGGGTGAGCTCGGGCGTCCACGTCGTCCTGCCCGGCCGGTTCACCCCGCCGGACACCGGACTGCTGGTACCCAAGACGGAGGACGGCCGGGTGCTCTTCGTCCTGCCCTGGCAGGGCCGCACGCTGGCGGGCACGACCGACAACCCCGCACCGCTCGAGGACGACCCGCGGCCGCGCGAGGAGGACGTGGAGTACGTGCTGAGGCACGTGCGCCAGCACTGCGAGCTGCCCGTGGACCGGCGCGACGTCCTCGCGTCCTGGAGCGGCCTGCGGCCCCTGGTCGAGGACAGCGAGTCCGCCGCCACCGCCCGCCTGTCGCGCGACCACGTGATCGTCACGTCACCGTCGGGCCTCGTGACGGTCACGGGCGGCAAGTGGACGACCTACAGGAGCATGGCCGAGGACGCCGTCGACGCGGCGGTAGCGGTGGGCGGCCTGCGTCCGCGGCGGGGCTGCGCCACGCGCGACCTGCCGCTCGTCGGGGCGGCGCGGTTCTCGCCCGACGGGCACGCGCGCCTGCGCTCGCTCTACGGGCTGCCCGGTGACGTCGCCCTGCACCTGAACCGCGCCTACGGCGACAGGGCCGAGGCCGTGGCCCGCCTGGCGCGGGGCGGCCTGGGCGAGCGGCTGGTGCCGGGGCACCCGTACGTCGCCGCCGAGGTCGTCTACGCCCGCGACTGCGAGCTGGCCTGCACCGCCGACGACGTGCTGGCCCGGCGCCTGCGCCTCTCGTTCCTCGACGCCGCGGCGGCGGAGGCCGCCAGGCCGCGCGTGGAGGAGCTCATGGCACTCGACAGCCCGGTCCCTGGTTGAGGGGGCGGCGATCGTCGCCGCGGAGGGCTCACCGCCGCTGCGGCTCGTAACGCACGTGCACACCGCTGTCCAGCAAGGCCCGTATGTCCGCCATCACGTCCGGGTCGTCGAGGTCGAGCCCGTCGTAGCTGACGTCGAGCCGGAGCGTCTCCAGGTCGGTGAAGCCCCTGAGGAAGCCCACGTCCGTGACCTTCGTGACGCTCAGCTCGAGCTGCTCGAGCCACGTCATGTGCTCGATGGGCGAGGTGTCCTCGAGCGGCGTGGCGCGGAAGCCGACGCGGCGGAGCCGGGTGAGCCCCGTGACCGCGGCCGGCGACGGCGTCCGCTCCGCGGTGAGGCTCGTGCTCGTCACCGCCACCACCTCGTGGTCGCTAGAGGCCGGGAGCGCGAACCCGTCGTCCTCCAGCACCGCCGTGGCCTCGTACTCTTCCCCGTCCACGGTCGCCGTGATCGTGTAGGTGCCGCTCTGCGGAGGCACGCCCGTCCACAGGTCCACGTAGAAGCCGTTCCTCCGGTAGACCGATGAGGGCCGTTGAGGGCTCTCGAGCGGCTCGTCGTCCGGGCGCTCGCCTGGTGCGGGCAAGGAAGCGCCCGGGGCCTTGCGGCCCCGGGCGCCCATGCCTCACGGGGCTACGGTCAGGTGGCCTTGCGCGTGCCGCCCATCACCGCGCCGGCGATCGCGGCGAGCACACCGCCGCCCACGGCGCCGCCGAGCACCGACGTCAGCAGCGACACGAGGTCGAGCGCGCTGCCGCCCGCGCCGAGGCCCAGGAGCTGCAGGAGCTGGGCGAGGCCCAGGCCGCCCACGGCGCCGGCCAGCGTGTTCCCGGTGGCGCCCATGGGCGCGCCCTCGCCGCGGCGACCCACCAGGTTGCCGCCCAACGCTCCTGCGACGATCTGGATGACTATCGGTAGCCAGGTTTCCATGCCCCAACCTCTCCCGCTCGGCCGTGTGCCGAGCGCCAGGGCGGGCGCCGAAGAGGCCTGCCCGCCGCCGAGCCCATGGCCTGGGAGGCGATGGCGAAGGGGACGAAGCAGGTGGCTCGCAAGACGATCGTACTCCAAACGTGAGAGAACGATGTGAGCGTTGCGACGTGGGCGACGCCCGGCGCGGGAGCTACTGACCCCCGATCGCCTCGAGGATCGACGGGTCGACGGCGTCCTCGAACGAGACGGGCTCGCTCAGGAGGCCGACCTCGACGAGCAGGTCGACCGAACGCTCGAACGCCTCCCGGTTCAGCGACCCGACGACGGTGTCCGGCGTCGGCTTCACGAGCTTGGCCGTCTCCGCCATCTGCCAGGTCTGGTGGATGAGCGGGCTCTGGGTCGAGCCGGAGCCGGCGCAGGTGTCGCCGCAGTACTTGAGGACGATCTGCACCGCCTCCTCCTGGTTCTCGACCGCGTACTCCCAGCCGCGGATCGAGGCGCGCACGAAGCGCTCGGCGACCTCGCGGCCCGACAGGCCGGAGCCCTTGAAGTCCTCGGTGGCCAGCAGCTCGGGCGTGGTGAAGATGTTGTCCTCGAGCAGGTCGGCGCCGATGTCGGCGGGATCGAGGACCACGAGCTGGTCCAGCGGGTAGCCCAGGCCCACGATCTGGTCGAGCTCGTTGTAGGTCATCGCGCTGGCCACGTCGACCTCGTGCGGGAACACGAGCGAGGGGTCGAAGGCGTAGACGACCGCGTTGATGTCGGGGCCCTGGACCGTGGGGTCGAGGTTCGAGGTGAAGCCGGCGGCGGCGAACACGGCCTCGGCCGCGAACTCGTTGCCGAAGCCCCACACGCCCACGTTGCGGCCGGCCAGGTCGGCGATCTCCTCGATGCCGGAGTCGGCGAGCGCCACGAGGCGGTAGCCGGAGTCCTGGAAGACCTGCGCGATCGTGACGACGTCGAGGCCCTGCTCGCGCTGGGCCAGCATGTTGGCGACCCAGTCGGTGCCGAAGTCGGCGTTGCCGGAGCCCACCTGCACCGTCGGGTTGACGTTGCCGCCGTCGAGGATCGTGACGTCGAGGCCCTCCTCGGCGTAGAAGCCCTTGTCCTGCGCCACGAAGTAGCCCGCGAACTGCGCCTGCGGGAACCACTTGGACTGGAAGTTGATGGGGATGAGCTCCTGGGCGAACGCGCCGCCGCCCGCTAGGAGCGTCAACACCGTCAGTGCCGTACCGAACCGACGCAGCATCTGCTACCTCCTCGTTGTCGACCTAGGCCGCCATTCTGGCACGCCTGCGCCGGCGCCGTGCCGTGGGTGAAGGCCGCCGCCCCCCGAACGCCGCGTCGGCCCCACGAACGCCCCGCCGCGGCCGCCCGCCAGCCCGCCGCGGACGCCCCTCGCCGGCCCGCGCCCTCACCCGCCCCGCGCCGACGGGTGCCACGCCAGCAGCCAGCGCTCGAGGAGCTGGACGGTCCAGTAGAGGACCATCGACAGCACGCTCGAGACGAGGATCGCGGCGAAGACGACGTCGAACTGGCCGCGGTGGGCCGAGAGGCTGATGCGCTGGCCCAGCCCGTTGGGCGGTCCGGGGATGAGGAACTCGGCGACGATCACGCTGACCACCGCGAGCACGATGGCGACCTTCAGCGACGTGAACACGTAGGGCAGCGCGTGCGGCAGGCGCAGGGTGAGGAAGCCCTGCAGCGGCCGCGCGGCGTAGGAGCGCAGCAGCTCGAGCTTGAGCGGCTCCACCGACGTGAGCCCCTGCACCGTGTTGAGCACGACCGGGAAGAACGTGACGATCACGCCCACGGCGGCCTTCGACTCCCAGTCGACGCCCAGCGCGCGGCCGAGCACCGGCGCCAGGCCGACGATCGGCACGGCGCCGAAGGCCGTCGCCAGCGGCAGGAAGCCGCGGCGGAGGAAGGCGCTGAAAGCGATGAGCGCGCCGGCGACGAAGCCGAGCAGCAGGCCGAGCCCGAAGCCGAGCAGCACCTCGCGCACGAACGTCAGGTAGGCGTCCGCGACGAGCACCGGCCACGCGCTCACCAGGGCCTGGCCGATGCTGACCACGGACGGGAAGATGCCGGGCGGCACCCTGAAGCCCAGGACCAGGCCCTCCCACGTGAGGAGCAGCACGAACGGCACGGTGGCGACGGGCAGTACGCGCTGGAGGCGGGAGATCAGCGCGGCGCCGGCGCGGTCCTCGGCCTCGTCGGCGCTCATGAGGCTGAGGCGCGCGCTGGCCAGCACCGCCAGGAGCAGGCCGCCGAGCAGCGCCGACCAGTAGAGGGGCCCCGCGGGGCCCGTCCGCGCGCGCTGCAGCGCCACGGGCGCGAACGCCGCCGCCACGCCCAGGGCCGTGAGCGCGACGAGCCCCAGCGCCCGGCCGGCGGCGCCCCCGAGGCTGCCCGCCGCGCCGCCGGCGAGCGCTCCGCGTGCCGCCATCAGCCATCCCCCGCGGCGGCCGCGAGGCCCGTCCTCTGCCACGGCGCCACGAGGCGCTGCACCAGCCCGACGAGCGACACGAGGCCTATGCCGAGCAGCGCGGAGATGCCGAGCAGGATCCAGACGTCGGCCACGTCGCCGGCCTGCACCTGGCCGATGATCGCGTAGCCCAAGCCCAGGCGGTTGTTCGACTCGACCTCGGCGACCAGCGCGCCCACCAGCGCCGCCGCGGCGCCCAGCTTCAGGCTCGTGAACAGGTAGGGCACCGCCGCGGGGAAGCGCAGCTTGACGAACGCCTGCAGCGGCGTGGCCGCG
This window encodes:
- a CDS encoding zinc metallopeptidase; this translates as MYLLFIVLLLVTLLVQNYLRSTYAKWGRVPAASGITGAQTARAILDANGLHDVRVVEVPGQLTDHYDPSKKVVSLSAANFRGASVAAHAVAAHEVGHALQHASRYAPLQVRTALVPVATLGANFAPWLVILGAVLGLFGLVQIGVILFGAAVLFQLVTLPVEYNASSRAAQQLATLGIATGREVDGTRQVLNAAALTYVAAAAGSIMYLLYYLSLFMGSRD
- a CDS encoding FAD-dependent oxidoreductase, with the translated sequence MDPSRPQRFEQLGAARFDVVVVGGGATGAGVALDAAARGLRVALLERGDLASGTSSRSTKLVHGGVRYLERAVKQADRSQFHLVREALRERAVLLRNARHLARPLALLTPAYSPLDLPYYYTGLKLYDMLAGRANLRPSRRLGRDDALRRYPMLRRDGLRGAVEYHDGQFDDARTNVALALTAAEHGALVLNHAEVTAFERSGGRLVGGEVEDRLTGARHAFATRVVVNAAGPYADAVRRLDDPASPPLLRVSSGVHVVLPGRFTPPDTGLLVPKTEDGRVLFVLPWQGRTLAGTTDNPAPLEDDPRPREEDVEYVLRHVRQHCELPVDRRDVLASWSGLRPLVEDSESAATARLSRDHVIVTSPSGLVTVTGGKWTTYRSMAEDAVDAAVAVGGLRPRRGCATRDLPLVGAARFSPDGHARLRSLYGLPGDVALHLNRAYGDRAEAVARLARGGLGERLVPGHPYVAAEVVYARDCELACTADDVLARRLRLSFLDAAAAEAARPRVEELMALDSPVPG
- a CDS encoding ABC transporter substrate-binding protein, with product MLRRFGTALTVLTLLAGGGAFAQELIPINFQSKWFPQAQFAGYFVAQDKGFYAEEGLDVTILDGGNVNPTVQVGSGNADFGTDWVANMLAQREQGLDVVTIAQVFQDSGYRLVALADSGIEEIADLAGRNVGVWGFGNEFAAEAVFAAAGFTSNLDPTVQGPDINAVVYAFDPSLVFPHEVDVASAMTYNELDQIVGLGYPLDQLVVLDPADIGADLLEDNIFTTPELLATEDFKGSGLSGREVAERFVRASIRGWEYAVENQEEAVQIVLKYCGDTCAGSGSTQSPLIHQTWQMAETAKLVKPTPDTVVGSLNREAFERSVDLLVEVGLLSEPVSFEDAVDPSILEAIGGQ
- a CDS encoding tetratricopeptide repeat protein, with the protein product MLTAVGVLVTILANLTNIARFLAERREKRALRLGLVPAGAAPAAGGVAASPAVPTTGAALPPIVTPDRRIRVFVSSTLNELAAERRAARAAIERLKLTPVMFEEGARPHPPAEVYRSYLRQSDVFVGIYGESYGWVAPGSPLSGLEEEYLLSSGMPALLYVKQPAPAREPKLEDLLDLIRSEGRASYRQYQTPEELTELLANDLAVLVTERFHGARTPPAARPEQPAPARSSGPEPAAPQPGRGSGLARRRRVTGAAWPALAEHDQRVGRPALPPMPRAPTSFVGRAALLEELAAVIRDEAVRLVTVHGPGGIGKSRLALEVGAVVAESFPDGVAFVSLDAVRDPELLPSEVLAALGQRETETGGPEERLFELLRNRAMLLILDNFEGLLAGVPFVSRLLAAARGVKLVVTSRHMLRARGEVAFSVPPMELPARGTPLTPEEAMGYDAVRLFVDRADDVSPGFVLDEDNVEAVVEICRRVDGLPLSIELAAARVRTVPPAALLERMTRRLPVLTGGPRDAPERQQTLRATISWSYDQLSERDRRLFARLAVFDGVTYLDAIESVLGGGGEVLDGIAALVDASLLMRADPDEEAYVLLETLREFASEVLEVDPEAAELRRRHARFFVVYAGLGGEALRGPEQQHWLRRMRASDGNLRSALTWLLRTGATEEALRLAADLRPYWHRVGALSEGRRWLKRALEAGEGAPKALRAAAMLADGVLAWRQGDLKGARPQLEAALAVARELGDDVSAITALRSLGALAQNAADYESARRLMGESIALAERLGNAEAVANTYLSLGNVALDLGRHEEAEAHYRRSRDLSAAVSDTLGYAYALDNLSVSAWHRGDLDGAERLADEVMELYEELDLAGGRANVWHRRCLVAIERGQLETAEAEGLRALAVRERQGEDRGASFVLYDLARVSLMRRDLPRARERLARGLELAARQGAPVIEVLYVEGAASYLALLGRHEQAYRLLAGADEWRRRLKVPVAPVVRERQLRLGRMLEGRLDGYTRASVEAKARATTPAELVDAARAALADA
- a CDS encoding ATP-binding cassette domain-containing protein, with the protein product LFPDMTVEENLGLGAYLRPARARRKEGFAAVYELFPDLYDKRRVPAGALSGGQQQMVAIGRALMLHPRVLIMDEPSLGLAPLLVREVMGVIRRVSATGLPILLVEQNVRQVLKISDRTYVLENGRLVLEGPSSELLGHPLIKRAYLGI
- a CDS encoding ABC transporter permease, which codes for MAARGALAGGAAGSLGGAAGRALGLVALTALGVAAAFAPVALQRARTGPAGPLYWSALLGGLLLAVLASARLSLMSADEAEDRAGAALISRLQRVLPVATVPFVLLLTWEGLVLGFRVPPGIFPSVVSIGQALVSAWPVLVADAYLTFVREVLLGFGLGLLLGFVAGALIAFSAFLRRGFLPLATAFGAVPIVGLAPVLGRALGVDWESKAAVGVIVTFFPVVLNTVQGLTSVEPLKLELLRSYAARPLQGFLTLRLPHALPYVFTSLKVAIVLAVVSVIVAEFLIPGPPNGLGQRISLSAHRGQFDVVFAAILVSSVLSMVLYWTVQLLERWLLAWHPSARGG
- a CDS encoding aspartate aminotransferase family protein translates to MSQRAAAAERLRGAGERTRELRARQERVLYPVMNRLQLYGDEPLAVDRAKGMYVWDVEGNEYLDFFGGILTVSVGHCNDEVTEATVRQLRKVQHTSTLFINEVTVAFAEKMRDVTPGDLSVSFFTCSGTEANETAIQTARTYTGHTDVIALRHGYSGRTQTAMSLTGQAPWKGGHVYDGYVKHVRNPNMYRRPEGMTEEAYLDLCVADLEEVIASSTEGRIAAFIAEPIQGVGGFVVAPREYFERVQPIVKEAGGLLIIDEVQTGWGRTGRHLCAIEHWGVKPDIMTFAKGVANGYPVGVTITTPEIASSIDHLTLSTYGGNPVAMATALATVEYIERHDLAGNAERQGARLRAHLDRLGERFDFVGDVRGMGLMQALEMVEPGPGKRPDPARASAFVSAARRRGLLLGKGGLRGNVIRIAPPLIVTAEEVDRAAQIMEAALEDAA